The proteins below come from a single Afipia felis ATCC 53690 genomic window:
- a CDS encoding sensor histidine kinase, which yields MRTHSLLFRLGSAATILIALALALAGFGLWLIFNQEIERRATNELDQIVKFVAAQVRIDTDGAPVVDGAPADQRFEEPYGGLYWQVSTREGQRARSRSLWDTILPEPEGALDSQRHVTDLGGPAGAPLLAVVQAITVAAPSGQDVPLQIIAAIDRGDLAAARHTFLRLLALSLIALGLLLIVAMAIFIRLALRPFDHLGQGLKAIRAGESHALAGTFPDEVQPVVDDLNRLVQFQRTAVERAKQHAGDLAHGLKTPLTVLGALARQAAEDGRNDIAQSIDGEVHQMRRQVDRVLAQVRANAGPTLGGKTVAVKSVAAKVVHAFERLAEDKMLRWTIDVAPDARFPGAEDELTEILGNLLDNACKWARSEILLTANLSKGVLDLCVDDDGPGLSAEQASQIGRGQRWDETQPGTGLGLAITRDLAEARRGSLVMVRSDMGGARAHVRIPLDPIA from the coding sequence ATGAGAACGCATTCGCTGTTGTTCCGTCTTGGCTCGGCCGCCACGATCTTGATTGCGCTGGCGCTGGCCTTGGCGGGCTTCGGGCTGTGGCTGATCTTCAATCAGGAAATCGAGCGGCGCGCGACGAACGAACTCGACCAGATTGTGAAATTCGTAGCAGCGCAGGTACGGATTGATACCGATGGCGCGCCGGTTGTGGATGGCGCGCCCGCCGACCAGCGGTTTGAGGAACCCTATGGTGGTCTCTACTGGCAGGTCAGCACGCGAGAGGGACAGCGTGCACGCTCGCGTTCGCTGTGGGATACGATTCTACCTGAGCCTGAAGGTGCTCTTGATAGTCAACGCCATGTCACCGATCTGGGCGGCCCGGCGGGAGCGCCGTTGCTCGCGGTGGTGCAGGCGATAACCGTGGCCGCGCCAAGCGGGCAGGACGTGCCGTTGCAAATTATTGCCGCCATCGATCGCGGCGATCTTGCGGCGGCACGTCATACGTTTCTTCGCCTGCTTGCCCTCTCTCTGATTGCGCTCGGCCTGCTTCTGATCGTTGCGATGGCGATCTTCATCCGCCTGGCGCTACGCCCGTTCGATCATCTCGGGCAAGGGCTGAAGGCCATCCGCGCCGGAGAAAGTCACGCTCTCGCGGGAACGTTTCCGGACGAGGTGCAACCTGTTGTCGATGATCTCAACCGGCTGGTCCAATTTCAACGCACGGCTGTCGAGCGCGCGAAGCAGCATGCGGGCGATCTCGCCCACGGCTTGAAGACGCCGTTGACGGTTCTCGGTGCGCTCGCGCGGCAGGCCGCGGAAGACGGTCGTAACGATATCGCACAGTCGATCGACGGTGAGGTGCATCAGATGCGGCGGCAGGTCGATCGCGTTCTCGCGCAGGTGCGTGCCAATGCGGGACCGACGCTCGGTGGAAAGACAGTTGCGGTGAAGTCTGTTGCCGCGAAAGTCGTGCATGCGTTCGAGCGGCTTGCCGAGGACAAGATGTTGCGCTGGACGATCGATGTTGCTCCCGATGCGCGGTTTCCCGGAGCGGAAGATGAACTCACGGAAATTCTCGGTAATCTTCTAGATAATGCCTGCAAGTGGGCGCGGAGCGAGATCCTTCTCACTGCTAACCTCTCTAAGGGAGTCCTTGATCTCTGCGTGGATGATGACGGTCCAGGGTTGTCGGCTGAGCAGGCCTCGCAGATTGGGCGAGGACAGCGTTGGGACGAAACGCAGCCCGGAACAGGCTTGGGGCTTGCGATTACGCGTGATCTTGCTGAAGCCCGCCGCGGATCGCTTGTTATGGTGCGTTCGGATATGGGCGGTGCCCGCGCGCATGTCAGGATTCCGCTCGATCCGATTGCGTAA
- a CDS encoding glycosyltransferase, with translation MEHLDLTEQHEERPKVERVILVTPAAPGSKGDEGMLLGALRILNSVPVHLLNPETGPLWTDVLSKSDDMSFVTEHQGAFADFLPSIRPTDAVFVVGADVIDGTCGPDPSLVRLSFLKEALVRGARGAIACSFRSGVDPAIVNYLKDLPDSSVFLRDVKSLENFSTQVDSRAEFFPDLSYFAAPSELQSRSCDPDLVAWIAGIHERGGKVIGLNFSEQMFRSLSDDHDNAARSSLVTNVINEILKTVPSACFVLISNDNRDWPNHLSDVAYQEFAAESLKDIVGIDGFRIQDPSRSYLDNIVLMGFLDLLVTGRMHLAHAAVRQGTIPLIMMGTGRGYTSTDKMRGMYETVFEADSGVVNEIEGLGAAIRWAEERMPDLKTRLGKWNKISRFEEEVLRPMLVRSLGLSKEPSSGGEMLVASLRKRDAETRLTLKRYEPSVEIEPAQAATETQILTEERDRLRVATDLLMTEGDRLSDELFRAYRRPWKPIRRTIQRGFLKLILVFRPLLSERTADRFRRSIQKRKPSLILSQWAEFKAYVGNSASLQTSTASGRMKAKFWKVVKYRLLRLLSKLARPFSRRQAEKFRRSADKRNPWRSNLPVAPVVPAVVQSVDMMDASRASRIFVADYRLPRADTSAGERATVGLISDLCAVGYEVVFAPTDMNATSPYLEELQGLGVEVITRESGYTYASDYIREKGKQFGTFYFIRVDVAEDLIAAAREAAPEARTIFHAPDLYSLRENRAAGLSGDPTEKRTAEKTRARETAIMRASDHVVLVSPAEVPHVKDIVSIDKISVFPALYSSIVPNPPGYRERQHLFFIGGFAHTPNVGAVKWFVDEIWPAIHAALPETEFHIIGAEAPEDIVKLGERPGVRFVGYVPDLAPVLATYRLSVVPLLYGAGIKGKLGTAMGAGVPSVVTTIAAEGMNVVDGAHALVRDEPALFAEAVIRLYQDENLWERIARGGRALVEDNFGDAANQASFLRLLDRAGVLPLDLYVKYCQGVSPSPFPSLDPEQAVDVSIIIPVHNQWTLTKACLSSVLHACRGTGIDCEVILADDASTDDTLRAAEFFPGLKIVRQDQNLGFLGNCNAAAAGARGRYLLFLNNDTVVMPNWLTALMAAATRYPDAAILGSKLIYPDGTIQDAGSVLFADGSAANLGRGQNRYDPRFCFDRDVDYATGASILVVRAFWDDVGGFDERYIPAYCEDSDLAMAARAHGLHVTYIPSSEVVHFEHGSYGAQASVTPQAYQIENGKKLFDKWSVQFARDHLPASALQDAEAIHAERRSSRETRRHKKLNILYFSPFPSHPNNHGNQVRIQSLGRHFKQLGHKVHFVLLESGMVNDNAIKFMRSTWDTFDLLQNSRSLESDGNPIPFDHWYQEGLGEEIAGLCRKYDINLVLCSYVFQSKLLEYVPVHILKVIDTHDKMGDRYEMLRKNGQPLEFFSCSPQEEGEYLRRADVVVAMRAEEASYFDDVSGRATSIVIPHIERRRFVDRNFSKIENVGVVASPNRINLAVVSELVKTLVAREQHAPIPFTLHIAGQIREMVRSLPSREQEWFDRPWIKLHGFVPNIGEFYRAVDVVISPVTMGTGINIKTVEALAYGMPLLSTAWGSKGIETSEPMHRHADLDSLSQSLFDICRSPLRLQQLAAASRTTYEKFYNDTVQSIDLLMRKVRA, from the coding sequence ATGGAGCATCTCGATCTAACCGAGCAACACGAAGAGCGGCCGAAGGTCGAACGGGTCATATTGGTGACGCCAGCGGCTCCGGGCAGCAAGGGGGACGAGGGAATGCTCCTCGGGGCGCTGCGGATTTTGAATTCCGTGCCTGTCCATCTGCTCAATCCCGAGACGGGTCCTCTATGGACGGATGTGTTGAGCAAAAGCGATGACATGTCGTTTGTCACTGAGCACCAAGGCGCGTTTGCTGATTTTCTTCCGAGTATCCGGCCCACCGATGCCGTTTTTGTCGTGGGAGCGGACGTCATTGACGGGACCTGTGGGCCTGATCCATCTCTTGTTAGGCTGAGTTTTTTGAAGGAAGCGCTGGTACGCGGTGCTCGTGGTGCGATTGCATGCTCCTTTCGATCGGGTGTTGATCCAGCCATTGTAAATTATTTGAAAGACTTGCCAGATTCGAGCGTATTTCTGCGGGATGTCAAATCGCTTGAAAATTTTTCTACTCAGGTGGACTCAAGAGCTGAATTCTTTCCTGACCTGTCTTACTTCGCGGCTCCGTCGGAGTTGCAGAGCCGGAGTTGTGATCCGGACCTGGTCGCATGGATTGCCGGAATACATGAGCGCGGCGGAAAGGTGATCGGTCTGAATTTTAGCGAGCAAATGTTTCGTTCGCTTTCGGACGATCATGACAATGCTGCACGATCCTCACTGGTGACGAATGTTATCAATGAAATTTTGAAGACTGTTCCTAGTGCTTGCTTTGTTCTGATTTCAAACGACAACCGGGATTGGCCTAATCATCTTTCAGACGTCGCGTATCAGGAATTTGCGGCAGAGTCTCTGAAAGACATCGTCGGCATCGATGGGTTCCGCATCCAGGATCCAAGTAGATCGTACCTCGATAATATTGTTCTGATGGGATTCCTTGATCTTTTGGTAACGGGGCGGATGCATCTCGCGCATGCTGCCGTCCGGCAAGGCACTATTCCGTTGATTATGATGGGTACAGGACGTGGATATACGTCAACGGACAAGATGCGCGGAATGTATGAAACGGTCTTTGAAGCCGATTCCGGCGTCGTCAACGAAATCGAGGGATTGGGAGCTGCCATCCGTTGGGCGGAAGAGCGGATGCCTGATCTCAAGACCCGGCTCGGGAAGTGGAATAAAATTTCGCGATTCGAGGAAGAAGTCTTGCGTCCGATGCTTGTCCGCTCGCTCGGATTATCTAAGGAGCCTTCGAGCGGAGGTGAGATGCTCGTTGCGAGCCTGCGCAAGCGGGATGCCGAGACTCGTTTGACGCTGAAACGGTATGAGCCATCTGTGGAAATAGAGCCGGCGCAGGCGGCAACCGAAACTCAGATATTAACGGAGGAGCGAGACAGGCTGCGTGTGGCAACGGACCTGCTGATGACGGAAGGGGACCGGCTCTCGGATGAATTGTTTCGAGCCTATCGCCGGCCGTGGAAGCCGATTCGGCGCACCATCCAGCGTGGATTTCTGAAGTTGATTCTGGTCTTCCGCCCGCTGTTGTCGGAGCGGACAGCCGATCGATTTCGACGTTCCATTCAGAAGCGCAAGCCGTCCTTGATTCTCTCACAATGGGCTGAGTTCAAGGCATACGTTGGAAATTCAGCGAGTCTTCAGACGTCAACGGCTTCAGGACGCATGAAAGCCAAGTTCTGGAAGGTCGTTAAATATCGTCTGTTGCGCCTGTTGTCCAAGTTGGCTCGACCATTCTCGCGGCGGCAGGCTGAAAAATTCCGTCGATCCGCGGACAAGCGCAATCCGTGGCGGTCGAATCTGCCTGTTGCTCCGGTCGTTCCAGCGGTCGTGCAAAGCGTAGATATGATGGATGCGTCCCGCGCGTCCCGTATCTTCGTTGCGGACTATCGCTTGCCGCGCGCAGACACGTCTGCTGGAGAGCGAGCGACGGTCGGGTTGATTTCTGATTTGTGCGCTGTCGGGTATGAGGTTGTCTTTGCTCCGACAGATATGAATGCGACGTCGCCTTACCTTGAAGAGCTGCAGGGGTTGGGTGTCGAGGTTATTACGCGCGAGAGCGGTTACACTTATGCGAGTGACTACATCCGCGAAAAGGGCAAGCAGTTCGGGACATTCTATTTCATCCGTGTGGATGTCGCAGAAGATCTGATTGCCGCCGCTCGTGAGGCCGCGCCTGAGGCACGTACTATTTTTCATGCGCCGGATCTTTACTCCCTGCGTGAGAACCGTGCGGCGGGATTGAGTGGGGATCCCACGGAGAAAAGGACCGCAGAGAAGACCAGAGCCCGCGAAACGGCGATCATGCGGGCTTCCGATCACGTGGTGCTCGTGAGCCCTGCGGAAGTTCCTCATGTGAAGGACATCGTATCGATCGATAAGATATCGGTTTTTCCGGCGCTTTATAGTTCGATCGTTCCTAATCCGCCCGGCTATCGGGAGCGCCAGCATCTGTTCTTTATCGGTGGCTTTGCGCACACGCCGAATGTCGGTGCAGTAAAGTGGTTCGTCGATGAGATATGGCCCGCTATTCATGCGGCGTTGCCGGAAACCGAATTTCATATCATCGGCGCAGAGGCGCCGGAAGATATCGTGAAGCTTGGAGAGCGTCCGGGAGTGCGCTTTGTCGGTTACGTCCCCGATCTCGCTCCAGTGCTGGCGACCTACCGGCTCAGCGTCGTGCCGCTTCTGTATGGCGCCGGCATCAAAGGGAAGCTTGGAACTGCAATGGGTGCCGGCGTTCCGTCGGTTGTCACCACCATTGCTGCGGAAGGCATGAATGTTGTCGACGGGGCTCATGCGCTTGTCCGCGATGAGCCAGCTTTATTCGCGGAAGCGGTTATTCGTCTGTACCAGGATGAAAATCTGTGGGAGCGGATTGCGCGTGGTGGCCGAGCACTGGTGGAGGACAATTTTGGCGATGCCGCCAACCAAGCCTCGTTCCTTCGTCTTCTCGACCGGGCTGGTGTGTTGCCGCTCGATCTTTACGTCAAATATTGTCAGGGCGTTTCACCTTCGCCATTTCCTAGCCTCGATCCGGAGCAGGCGGTCGATGTGTCGATCATTATACCGGTTCATAACCAATGGACTTTGACAAAGGCCTGCTTGAGTTCAGTGCTGCATGCTTGCCGGGGTACGGGTATCGATTGTGAGGTGATCCTTGCCGATGATGCCTCGACCGACGACACTCTCCGCGCCGCGGAATTTTTCCCCGGCCTGAAAATTGTCCGTCAGGATCAAAATCTGGGTTTTCTGGGCAATTGCAACGCAGCCGCTGCAGGTGCACGAGGACGATATCTTCTCTTCCTCAACAATGACACCGTAGTGATGCCAAACTGGCTGACGGCTCTGATGGCGGCTGCGACGAGATACCCCGACGCCGCGATCCTGGGCTCCAAACTGATTTATCCGGACGGTACCATTCAAGATGCCGGCTCAGTTCTTTTTGCAGATGGTTCTGCCGCGAATTTAGGGCGAGGGCAGAATCGCTACGATCCGCGGTTTTGTTTCGACCGGGATGTTGATTACGCGACAGGTGCATCGATCCTTGTAGTGCGAGCGTTTTGGGATGACGTTGGTGGCTTCGATGAGCGTTATATTCCAGCCTATTGCGAAGATTCCGATCTGGCTATGGCTGCGCGCGCGCATGGTCTGCATGTCACCTATATCCCCAGTTCGGAGGTCGTTCACTTCGAACATGGCAGCTACGGTGCTCAGGCTAGCGTGACTCCGCAAGCTTATCAGATCGAAAACGGTAAGAAATTGTTCGACAAGTGGAGCGTGCAGTTTGCCAGAGACCATCTGCCTGCTTCGGCGCTGCAAGATGCTGAAGCAATTCACGCCGAACGGCGGTCTTCGCGCGAAACGCGCAGGCATAAGAAGCTCAATATTCTGTATTTCAGCCCTTTTCCCTCGCACCCGAACAACCACGGAAACCAGGTCAGAATTCAGTCCCTTGGGCGTCATTTCAAACAGTTAGGGCATAAGGTTCATTTTGTTTTGCTTGAAAGCGGCATGGTGAACGACAATGCCATCAAGTTCATGCGTAGCACATGGGATACGTTCGATCTGCTACAGAATAGCAGGTCGCTGGAATCGGACGGCAACCCGATTCCCTTCGATCATTGGTATCAGGAGGGGCTTGGAGAAGAGATCGCGGGGCTGTGCCGGAAATACGACATCAATCTCGTTCTCTGTTCTTATGTCTTCCAGTCGAAACTGCTCGAGTATGTTCCTGTGCATATTCTTAAGGTCATCGACACCCATGACAAGATGGGGGACCGGTATGAAATGTTGCGCAAGAACGGACAGCCTCTCGAATTCTTTTCGTGCTCACCGCAGGAGGAAGGAGAATATTTGCGGCGCGCGGACGTTGTTGTGGCAATGCGAGCAGAAGAAGCCAGCTATTTCGATGACGTTTCAGGCCGCGCCACATCCATCGTTATTCCTCACATTGAGAGGCGGCGATTTGTCGATCGCAACTTCTCAAAGATTGAGAATGTTGGCGTTGTAGCGAGCCCTAACCGGATCAATCTCGCGGTTGTCTCGGAATTGGTGAAAACGTTGGTGGCTCGGGAGCAGCATGCACCTATCCCGTTTACGCTGCATATTGCGGGTCAGATACGCGAGATGGTGCGGTCGCTGCCCAGCAGGGAGCAAGAGTGGTTCGATCGCCCCTGGATTAAACTGCATGGTTTCGTGCCCAATATTGGAGAGTTTTATCGGGCGGTGGATGTGGTGATCTCGCCGGTCACGATGGGAACTGGCATCAACATAAAAACCGTCGAGGCTCTGGCTTACGGCATGCCGCTCTTGTCCACTGCGTGGGGCAGTAAAGGAATTGAAACATCCGAGCCGATGCATCGGCACGCCGATCTCGATTCGCTGTCTCAAAGCCTTTTCGATATCTGTCGTAGCCCATTGCGCCTTCAGCAGCTTGCTGCTGCAAGCCGGACGACCTATGAAAAATTCTATAACGATACTGTTCAGTCGATCGATCTGCTGATGCGAAAAGTGAGAGCCTAA
- a CDS encoding HAD-IIIA family hydrolase: protein MGTRLGGLTAHTPKPLLPVNGTPFLDILIQEIVRYGFREVLLLAGRYGEQIRAQYQDRAMFGARVRVMIEPEPLGTGGALRFALDALDSEFLLANGDSWIDADLTQFSRAWKEKQAGHPEALAQILLHSIENPERFGAVETRDSQVVAFQEKGSYLGGGPQLINAGVYVFRREAIVEASPGKAISLEREILPALVAHGHVLCASASENHYFVDIGVPDSYRSAQIDLPKARKKPAIFFDRDGTLNRDVGHTHRVEDLHWMPDAREAVAYANAKGFYAFVATNQAGVAKGFYPESAIVQFHDAMQASLFEIGGHIDAFEWCPHHPDGVIAEYRKQCERRKPGNAMLADLMTAWPVDLSRSIMVGDAESDMHAASAAGIKGVRYSGGSLLALLKREFEEVGGT from the coding sequence TTGGGCACGCGCCTGGGTGGTCTCACCGCGCATACGCCAAAGCCGTTGCTGCCGGTGAACGGCACGCCGTTTCTCGACATCCTTATTCAGGAAATCGTCCGATACGGCTTTCGCGAAGTCCTGCTTCTGGCCGGTCGGTATGGCGAACAAATTCGGGCGCAGTATCAGGACCGGGCCATGTTTGGAGCGCGGGTACGGGTCATGATCGAGCCTGAGCCGTTGGGCACCGGAGGAGCCTTGCGTTTCGCGCTTGATGCTCTTGATTCGGAATTCCTGCTGGCGAACGGCGATTCCTGGATCGATGCCGATCTCACGCAATTTTCCCGCGCATGGAAAGAGAAGCAGGCCGGTCATCCCGAAGCGCTCGCGCAGATCCTTCTCCATTCGATCGAAAATCCTGAGCGTTTTGGGGCTGTCGAAACCCGCGACAGCCAGGTCGTGGCTTTTCAGGAAAAAGGCTCTTACCTCGGTGGAGGTCCGCAGCTCATCAATGCCGGCGTCTATGTTTTTCGTCGAGAAGCGATCGTCGAAGCATCGCCGGGCAAGGCAATCTCGCTTGAGCGCGAGATACTTCCCGCCCTCGTGGCGCATGGTCATGTGCTGTGTGCTTCAGCTAGCGAAAACCATTATTTTGTCGATATCGGCGTTCCAGACAGTTATCGAAGCGCGCAGATCGATTTGCCAAAAGCACGAAAGAAGCCGGCGATCTTCTTCGATCGTGACGGCACGCTGAATCGTGATGTGGGTCATACGCATCGCGTCGAGGATCTTCACTGGATGCCGGATGCACGAGAAGCCGTCGCTTATGCGAACGCGAAGGGCTTCTATGCTTTCGTGGCAACGAACCAGGCTGGAGTTGCCAAGGGATTCTATCCGGAATCCGCTATCGTACAGTTTCATGATGCAATGCAGGCCTCTCTGTTCGAGATCGGCGGCCACATCGATGCCTTTGAATGGTGCCCGCATCACCCCGATGGCGTCATCGCTGAATATCGAAAGCAGTGTGAGCGCAGGAAGCCCGGCAACGCGATGCTCGCTGATCTGATGACGGCGTGGCCGGTCGATTTATCTCGCTCTATCATGGTCGGAGATGCAGAAAGCGATATGCACGCGGCCTCGGCTGCGGGTATCAAAGGTGTGCGATACAGCGGAGGATCGCTTCTTGCTCTCCTGAAGCGTGAATTCGAGGAAGTGGGCGGGACATAG
- a CDS encoding PepSY domain-containing protein codes for MMVVMMGARQPVSAADCKRSQDCALDAFKGGEIKPLPDVLAVVREKIPGEVVKVELDREKGVWVYEVKILTPSGKRRKVEIDASTLAIVKMD; via the coding sequence ATGATGGTGGTCATGATGGGTGCAAGGCAGCCTGTGTCCGCGGCCGATTGCAAGCGCAGTCAGGACTGCGCGCTTGATGCCTTCAAGGGCGGGGAAATCAAACCGCTCCCTGATGTGCTCGCGGTAGTGCGCGAGAAAATTCCCGGCGAAGTGGTCAAGGTCGAGCTTGATCGTGAGAAAGGCGTCTGGGTCTACGAAGTCAAAATTCTTACGCCGTCCGGAAAGCGCCGGAAGGTCGAAATTGACGCCAGCACGCTGGCGATCGTCAAAATGGATTGA
- a CDS encoding D-sedoheptulose-7-phosphate isomerase: MTAITQEISSYLSHTVRVIDSVQGLCAEIEAAKDMWISALSNGGKVFFCGNGGSAADAQHLAAELMGRFLINREPMAAVSLTVDTSALTAIGNDYGYDKVFSRQLRGLARPGDVLVGLSTSGNSANVVGALEAARSMGVKTIGLTGRGGGRMASLSDVLIAVDHDRTNHIQEAHIVIGHMICAFVEAKLCSAKP; the protein is encoded by the coding sequence ATGACTGCAATAACCCAAGAGATATCCAGCTATCTTTCGCATACGGTTCGCGTCATCGATTCCGTTCAGGGGCTGTGTGCTGAAATAGAGGCCGCGAAGGACATGTGGATTTCTGCATTGTCCAATGGAGGGAAGGTCTTTTTTTGCGGGAACGGAGGCTCTGCGGCGGACGCTCAGCATTTGGCGGCGGAATTGATGGGACGTTTTTTGATCAATCGCGAACCAATGGCGGCTGTATCCCTGACGGTCGATACGTCGGCTCTTACCGCGATCGGCAATGACTATGGTTATGACAAAGTGTTCTCCCGGCAGTTGCGCGGTCTGGCGCGACCAGGCGATGTGCTCGTCGGGCTTTCGACCAGCGGCAATAGCGCCAATGTCGTCGGTGCCCTTGAAGCCGCGCGCAGCATGGGAGTCAAAACCATCGGCCTGACGGGACGGGGCGGCGGTCGCATGGCTTCGTTGAGCGATGTGCTGATCGCCGTCGATCATGACCGGACCAATCATATTCAGGAAGCGCACATCGTCATCGGACATATGATCTGCGCATTCGTCGAGGCCAAGCTTTGCTCCGCCAAGCCGTAA
- a CDS encoding rhamnan synthesis F family protein — translation MVSEGQFVRLACPQGTAHYLRASCRPRVTPFIRVWKNNPASVPIFIPAASETEACISALAGNVDLYFQKDEIDVHAWRSWSLLDNLKWTKLSRFHESTKFEGDGIVIQPFLHRSPQALDVVRAARTLAEWGFGVSTRALQDTLSYELLDHAAAASRRCSSEFPAAAIVVHLYYDELWPDFESRLLRLSVPFQLLLTTNGECPELSAKVYARFPDAKILAYPNRGRDVGPFIQLLRDGHLDPYGLICKVHGKRSAASGPRAVFGDIWRRSVLNDLLGSDAQVRTIMNRFATEPDLGLIGPAHFRLPNEYRHSYGDTWSNNERLTKDLASRLGYPSELFKLDFFAGTMFWMRREMLDLLKPLDLSFDSFPEEMGQTDGTLQHALERLFGALPSIAVPTMKIAEVNWRGGD, via the coding sequence ATGGTCTCCGAGGGCCAATTCGTCAGATTGGCTTGTCCGCAGGGAACGGCGCATTACTTGCGGGCATCCTGCCGCCCGCGGGTGACGCCTTTTATCCGCGTGTGGAAAAACAATCCTGCCTCAGTGCCGATTTTTATTCCTGCAGCTTCAGAAACAGAAGCTTGCATCAGTGCCCTCGCCGGGAATGTCGATCTGTATTTTCAGAAAGATGAAATTGACGTTCACGCATGGCGATCCTGGTCTTTGTTGGATAATCTTAAGTGGACGAAGCTGTCGCGATTTCATGAATCTACGAAATTTGAAGGCGACGGGATCGTTATTCAGCCGTTCCTGCATCGCTCACCTCAGGCGCTCGATGTGGTGCGCGCGGCTAGGACACTTGCCGAATGGGGCTTTGGTGTCTCAACGCGTGCTCTACAGGATACCTTGTCCTATGAACTTCTCGATCATGCCGCCGCCGCAAGCCGTCGCTGCTCGAGCGAATTTCCTGCAGCGGCCATCGTTGTGCATCTTTACTACGATGAGCTCTGGCCGGATTTCGAGAGCAGACTCTTGCGCCTCTCGGTTCCGTTTCAGCTGCTTCTGACAACGAACGGAGAGTGTCCCGAGCTTTCAGCGAAAGTTTACGCACGGTTTCCGGATGCAAAAATTCTGGCCTATCCTAATCGGGGCCGGGACGTCGGGCCATTCATTCAGCTTTTGCGTGACGGGCACCTAGATCCCTACGGCCTCATTTGCAAGGTCCACGGTAAGCGCTCGGCCGCATCCGGACCGCGCGCTGTTTTTGGCGATATATGGCGTCGTTCGGTGCTAAATGATTTGCTGGGATCCGATGCGCAGGTGAGAACGATCATGAACCGGTTTGCGACAGAACCGGACCTCGGCTTGATCGGGCCTGCGCACTTTCGGTTGCCGAATGAGTATAGGCATTCTTATGGCGACACGTGGAGCAACAATGAGCGACTCACCAAGGACCTGGCTAGTCGACTTGGGTATCCGAGTGAACTGTTCAAGCTCGATTTCTTTGCCGGCACAATGTTCTGGATGCGGAGAGAAATGCTCGATCTTCTGAAGCCGCTCGATCTTTCCTTCGATAGTTTTCCAGAGGAAATGGGACAGACCGATGGGACGCTTCAGCACGCGCTCGAACGCTTGTTCGGTGCGTTGCCAAGTATCGCAGTGCCGACAATGAAAATAGCGGAGGTCAACTGGCGAGGTGGAGATTAA
- a CDS encoding response regulator transcription factor encodes MRVLVVEDEPRIAADLKKALERTLYAVDVAHDGEKAWFLGETEDYDAIVLDLGLPRLDGLSVLRRLRDAGIATPILILTARDGWREKVEGINAGADDYLVKPFQMEELLARLGAITRRAAGHASPVIKAGELEVDTRARVAMLSGHQLALSAMEYRLLAYLLIHRGQTMSQGELLEHLHDGDTDRDGNAVEALVARLRKKLGFPLIETHRGRGYCIPADAP; translated from the coding sequence GTGCGCGTTCTGGTTGTCGAGGATGAACCGCGGATTGCTGCCGATCTCAAGAAGGCCCTCGAGAGGACGCTTTATGCCGTCGATGTCGCACATGACGGTGAAAAAGCCTGGTTTCTTGGTGAAACTGAGGATTACGATGCCATCGTGCTCGACCTCGGCCTGCCACGCCTCGATGGTCTGTCGGTTTTGAGACGGTTGAGGGATGCCGGGATTGCGACGCCGATCCTGATCCTGACTGCGCGTGACGGCTGGCGGGAGAAGGTCGAAGGCATCAATGCTGGCGCCGACGACTATCTCGTCAAGCCGTTTCAGATGGAGGAGTTGCTCGCGCGGCTTGGCGCGATCACGCGCCGTGCTGCTGGTCATGCTTCGCCAGTTATCAAGGCTGGTGAACTCGAGGTCGATACCCGCGCACGCGTGGCGATGTTGAGCGGCCATCAGCTTGCGCTATCGGCAATGGAATATCGGCTGCTTGCCTATCTTCTGATCCACCGCGGACAAACCATGTCCCAAGGAGAGCTTCTCGAACATCTTCATGATGGCGACACCGATCGTGATGGCAATGCGGTCGAGGCGCTTGTTGCCCGCTTGCGCAAGAAGCTTGGTTTCCCGCTGATTGAAACGCATCGAGGGCGTGGCTACTGCATCCCTGCGGATGCTCCATGA